Genomic window (Desulforapulum autotrophicum HRM2):
TCTTGCCTGTTTAATTGCGCTTGACAGAACCCGCTGGTGCTTGGCGCAGGTGCCGGTGATTCTCCGGGGAATGATCTTGCCCCTTTCAGTGATAAAGGATCGAAGGGCCTTGGCATCCTTGTAGCTGATCTCAAGGGTGGAGTCGGCGCAGAAC
Coding sequences:
- the rpsR gene encoding 30S ribosomal protein S18, translating into MAFQKKNPKKRFFQRRKVCRFCADSTLEISYKDAKALRSFITERGKIIPRRITGTCAKHQRVLSSAIKQARTIALLPYVGKLS